The sequence below is a genomic window from Colius striatus isolate bColStr4 chromosome 17, bColStr4.1.hap1, whole genome shotgun sequence.
gcagtgccagagaggttctgctgccccttctgctctgccctgctgagtcctcatctggagtcctgtgtgcagttctgggctccccagctgcagagggacagggaactgctggagagaggccagtgcagggccagcaagatgctgaggggactggagcatcttccttctgaggaaaggctgtgggacctggggctgtttagtctggagaagagaagactgaggggatcTCATTTATACTTACAGGAATTTAAAAGGTGTTAAGAGAacggggcagcacttttttctgcagcatcCAATGACGGGACAAGGAGTAACGGGCATCAGCAGGaacacttaaatataaggagaAAGTGATTtgatgctgaggtgagggagccctggcccaggctgcccagggagggtgtggaggctccttcttgggaggtttccaaacccacctggacacattccggTGCCCTTTGAGCaggaggaacctgctttagcagggggttgggctggatgaactCTGCAGGGCCCTTTCAACACCCACCATTCTCTGACTTTACTGACACTAGTGATTGCTCAGGCTTAAGCGAGTCTAGTTCTCCTACCACAAAGCAACAGTTCGGAATCCCATGGGGTTCAGTTTGGGCTTGTTGCCTGCACTATTTTGTAGAAacacttcctcttttttttttctactgaacAAATCAACTTCCCCTGGAAATGTGGAGGACAGTGTTGCTAATCTAGTTTAGTTGTGCCCTTATACATGTTGAGTGGAAGAAAGGCACTGACCCATCCAAGTCTGTTACATGCTTTGCACGGCCACCAGTAGTTCTGTTTGGTATTGGAGAGGATCTGGAGGCTGCTACCAAGCTAGTGAAGTATTTGAAGCACatctcagctgaggaagggctgagggatctcgggctgttgagcctggagaaaagaaggctcaggggaaaccttctcactctacaactacctggaaGGAAGTTTTGGTGAGATGGGGTCGATCAGTTCTCCCTAggaacagaacaagaggaaacggcctcaagtgtcaccaggggtggttcaggctggatgtgaggaggaatttctttgctgccagggctgtcaggcattggaaggggctgcccagggagctgctggagtcaccgtccctggaggggtttcagagccgggtgggtgatgtactgagggcaatgggctggtggttgagggggctgggacagaggctgcactccatgggcttaaagggctctgccagctggaATGATGGTTCTATGACTATCTGGGAGGATCAGAGCAGAGTCCTGATAGTTTCCAGTTCTGCTGGAGCAACGTTTGGTTTATAGTGGGTCTAAATACAGATCTCCAGGTATGTCTCGGTACTAGTTTTTCTCAGCCTCGCGGCTACCTGGATATCTTGGCTGGTGTCGCTTTCCCACAATAGCTTAAGGGAAAATGAACTCTCCCAAGTCTTTGGTAACAATATTTTCCCTCGTTCACTGAGccatctctgctctgcaggtgcAAGCCCAGGTGATCCAGGAGACGGTTGTTCCGAAAGAGCCACCCCCAGAGTTTGAGTTCATTGCAGATCCTCCCTCCATCTCAGCCTTTGACTTGGATGTGGTGAAGCTCACAGCCCAGTTCGTGGCTCGCAACGGGCGGCAGTTCTTGACTCAGCTGATGCAGAAGGAGCAGAGGAACTACCAGTTTGACTTCCTTCGCCCCCAGCACAGTCTCTTTAACTACTTCACTAAGCTGGTTGAGCAGTACACAAAGGTACTCTTGGCAGATTGATTTTTGAAGGCTATTAAATCCCAACAAAACAGCCAGGCTACAAATATCTGCAGGTCCAGGAGTGTGTCCTTTAGATCTTGCTCTTTAATTCCAGTGGATGCTTTGTGTGTTCTTGGCACTGAACACAGTGGGCTGTTCCTTAAATGTGACTCTACTGTAATAGAAGTTAAAGTTGGCATTTTTTTAACTCTGGAGGATAGTTGGCAGGTCAGGAGTGCCTGCTTTTAAGTGCCAGGATGAGCAATAACTAACAAGAGGTTTGCCATAGCATTAAGTGGAATGTAGCCCCAGGGGTCTGCTGGTATTTTTGTCAGTGTGGGAAGAGAACAATTGCTTTTAAGGGGGCTTTGGCAGAAAGAATCAGTCATTAACTGTCATGTGCAATACGTTTCAGATCTTGATCCCACCTAAAGGCTTACTGCTCAAACTGAAGAAAGAGGCTGAAAATCCCAAGGAAGTCCTTGATCAGGTATTGCATGAAGACTTTGCAAAATTGATGAAGCATTTCactttttcatttgcatttttttctgtttctgacttATTGGCAGCTAATACAAACATACAGACAATGAGACAGACATGTCTCCCGTAGTCACTTGAATCCAGGACACCCAGGCCTGCCTTTAAACTATTAGCAAGTGTTTGCTCTGGGAATGGTTTGCATCTGGCAGCCATAGAAGCATAGACCCTGCATGACACCCTTCCCTTCTCTACTTTACAGAGTAGAATGTTTCCTTCTCAGACAACTTCAAGTGGCACCTCAGTCCTTCCAAGCTGTTCTTTCTTACTTTGACTTGTGTCTTCATCTCAAGAACTGCTTTGGCTTTGGAAAGGTGACATTGCAGAGCTGTAGTAAAGTAACTGAAAGTTGTTTGCTGGCTGTGAATCTTTAGTGATAACTGAGTCATGTCATACCTGGATGGCTTGTTCTCATGAAATCTGCAGTTCCAGTGCAGGAGAGCACTTTACAAAGCTGGTGTGGTACATTGCTCAGTGGGCAGATCTCTATTTTCTAAAGGAAATCCAAGTATTCTTTGTTGTGCCAGGCCTCTGAGGTAGTGCTCGTGGAACTGCCCTCAGAGGGTTGTTGGCATCAACTTCTGGACACTGAGAAATGACTGGGGTGTGTTTCGTTTCTGACATTTGGTACTTGCTCTGCCTGTGCAGGTGTACTACAGAGTGGAGTGGGCCAAGTTCCAGGAAcgagagagaaagaaggaagaggaggagaaggaaaaggagcgtGTTGCTTATGCCCAGATTGATTGGCACGACTTTGTGGTCGTGGAAACGGTCGACTTTCAGCCCAACGAGCAAGGTACTGGAACTAAGTGTTGTAACCTCTATGAAACTGCACCCTTGGAGCGAGAATCTGTCCTGAAATGCCCTTTTCAGGCAGATGTTGGCCTTTACAGCTGCAGGTCCTTCAAAGATGGAGAATGCTGCCTAGTGTCAGTGTGCAGGGCTGGTTTTTTTCTCGAGTCAGTAGTATTCTCCTTGCACAAAGGCCAAGACTGCACTAGTGACCTCTTTTCTCACTTCCACCAGGACTGTAGAACTTGTCCCTCTTTGTAGTGGTGCTTTCACCTGCAAGTCCCTTCAACTTCATGTGTTGTGCTGGTGGATAGACTCCACCTATTCCTTTGTACATACTGGGGCTCCCAGGGGATTTTCATGCCACTGCTTTGTGAAGAAACTGCTTTTCATTCAAAAAACTGGTATTTCTGTCTGTGCACTGAGCAATGAAACGGGACAGAGAAACAGAAGCTCTTGTTTTCTGCCTTGCAGGGAATTTCCCACCTCCCACCACTCCAGAAGAGCTGGGAGCTCGAATCCTGATCCAGGAACGTTATGAGAAGTTTGGGGAAAGTGAGGAGGTAGAGATGGAAGTAGAGTCAGATGAGGAAGatgaaaagcaagagaaaacagacgagcccccagcccagctggatcAAGACACACAAGTGCAGGATATGGATGAGGTGACAGAGAATCGGCATTGCTTTTGTCCTGTAAAGTTTGGGTGGTTTGTGATGccctttgttttcagtgtgagAAGTTCCTCAGTTTCTTGAGGAAATGAGATTCCCTTCTGAAAGAATTTCATAACAAACTCTCTGATGAAATGCTGGAATATACTATTTTAAATGATTTCTGTGAGAATACAATTCCCAAGAGAGAAATGCAGTAATTTTGTCACCTAATGGTGTGggttttgtgtttctgtgatcAGGCCTTTTGGGCTCTCTTCTGCACAGAGCCTGGAATGCTGAAAGATGACTCCTTTTAAACTCTTCCTCTCCCCACTGTATGTGAGCTGTTTTTTCTGGTAACAAGGAACAAGAGCCACAGTTAACCATAAACCCctgctttctgtgctgtggTAATGTGGAAGCTGAGGAGTACTCGCTTCCTCTTCTATGTCCACTGAGTTTCTGAATCATGGTTAGCCAGAGGAACCACTGCAGTGTAGGTGTGCAGAGACAAAGTGGCTCTGTTGCTTCGAAGCTCTGTAATCATCTCTTCCAGCACTGTGTAGGATTTTTGTGCCTTTCTCAAATGGTGTGTGTGTTGATACTCAGCTACAGGAATTTGATTATGATGTTATGGGGTTGGTCTTTTTCACCTAAATAAGGGCTCAGATGATGAAGATGAAGGCCAGAAggttcctcctcctccagaaACCCCGATGCCACCACCTCTTCCTCCCACGCCAGATCAGGTCATTGTGCGGAAGGATTATGATCCCAAAGGTAAGTCAGGCTGGTGAAGAGCAACCTTAATTTTTCCTGAGTCATCCCAAAGGCATTTGTTTCTCTGCTCCATCCTCTGATGTGTTTTTTAACAgcgtggttttgtttttgtagcCTCAAAACCATTACCACCCGCCCCGGCTCCAGATGAGTATCTTGTTTCTCCCATCACTGGAGAGAAGATTCCTGCCAGTAAAATGCAAGAGCACATGAGGATTGGGCTCCTGGATCCTCGATGGTTGGAGCAGCGTGATCGATCCATCCGTGAAAAGCAGAGTGATGACGAGGTCTATGCCCCAGGTCAGCTCGAGCACCTGCCACTGCtcgcagaccccagctgcagatGAGTTCTGGGCACTCAGAGCACaccccctcaccctccccagcatcctctGATAAGGACCATCTGAAACATTAGCTTTCTATACCGTGACCTTAGCGCACTGATAATGAGGGTACAATTGTCATGAGTCTCTTGAAGCCTCTCAGTGAAGTTGAAGGCCAAGAGGATTAGTTGCTGCTGACCAGTGCCTTTCTGAAGAGAGCAGCACTTGGCCATTAGGAACAAAGTGATTCAAAAGATGATTAACAGAGGCTTGATCATACTGGGCTTTGATTGTATCACTTGAGATAAGAATTTGTCTTTTTGGCTGCAGGTTTGGATATTGAAAGCAGCCTGAAGCAGCTGGCAGAGCGCCGTACCGATATCTTTGGTGTAGAAGAGACTGCCATTGGTAAAAAGATTGGCGAAGAAGAAATCCAGAAACCAGAGGAAAAGGTAGAGTGCAAACTATTGCAGTGTTGTTTCTGACAGGTTCTGGTAGTATTATGTGTGCTCAGAGACATGAGTCTCTTGAGCTTTGTTGCTGCTGTAAAGCTGCTCTCCTGATGTATTTGCAGCTGCCATGACAGTCTGGAGTTCCTCTGATTTCTTTTATCCTCTCAGGTGACCTGGGATGGCCACTCAGGCAGCATGGCCCGCACACAACAGGCTGCTCAGGCCAATATTACTCTCCAAGAGCAAATTGAAGCTATCCATAAGGCCAAGGGACTGGTGCCAGAAGATGACAGCAAGGAGAAGATTGGTCCCAGCAAACCCAATGAAATGCCCCAGCCACCCCCTCCTTCATCAGCATCAAATCCCCCAGCTAGTGCTCAGCCTATCACATCCGTGCCTCGGCCACCCACAGTGAGTGTTCAGGCTTCCAAAAGCAAATTAGTGTGGCTGCAGAAGGGAGTCCTGACAGAGATCCAGGATTGTAACAACAGAGGAACACTATTGAACTTGctgttaaaaatagaaaaagaggaCTTGGATGGAGTTTATTTTTGTCCTTAGCAGTGTCAAAAGGGCTTGTTGAGCTGGGCAGGGGTGGAACTGGGCAGTGAGATCTTGGAGGGAGGGAGTGGGGCTAACAACGAAAGGAATGGTGAGGGGGGCTGGGTTTAGGTGCAGAAAGGTGTGGTGCAGAAAGGTGTAGCTGCAGGTAAGAAAGGTTCCCAAGTGACTCACACTGCATTCCTGCCCCAAGGGTTTGGCCTTGGGGCTCTGAGATGCCCCTTGCACATCACTAGCCAAATGGTGAGGGGAGAACTGTTTAATCTCTTAATGAGGCTTCTATGCCTGTTTACAGACAGCTTGGGCTGTTACAGACAGCTTGGGCAGGGTCACTGAGGTTCCCAGAGAGTCTTTGGCCTGCAGAAATCCCCTGTGCACTGCCCTGGTTCTTGTAATCAGGATTGTGAGCAGCACTGAGCATTCCTGCGTGGATCTGCTAAAAAACATGACCCTCTCTCTGCAGATGCCCCCTCCCGTCCGTGCTGCTGTTGTTTCTGCTGTTCCAGTCATGCCTCGTCCCCCGATGACTCCTGTGGTCCGTTTGCCTCCGGGCTCTGTCATAGCCACCCCCATGCCCCCCATCATCCACACGCCACGGATCAACGTGGTGCCCATGCCCCCCTCTGCTCCGCCCATCATGAGCCCCCGCCCGCCTCCCATGATAGTCCCAACAGGTCAGTAACTCCGCCTCTTTCTGCTTGGTTATCAGCTGATTCATGGATAATGTGAGCTTGAGCTTTGATTCTTTTCCCTCCTGTGGCTCTGATGATGACCTGTAGTTGGGATTGCAGACCCCGAGTCTGGTCCTTAAGAGTTTGGAGCTGTTTGATATGACTTAGGAAGCAGGTCTGCTTTTGGGCTCCAGACTCTTCCTCCAGCATGAAAGACAGAGTTCTGTCTCACCCAATTAATGTCTGTGGCCCTGGGAGCCTGCCCAGGTGAAGAGGAAGAATCCACACTGCTTTCCAAGGTGAAccagaggaggagaaactgCCAGCACCTCACTGGGAGTTACAGCTGGTTACAGAAGTTGCCTGCCTCTTTCCTCATGGCAGACTGATTGCATTAGGTGCTTTTAAGATGAAAAGCACAATGCAAGAAacaattcttttttaaagtcatttttctttatgattGCTTTAAACCCAGGTGCTGGCAGTGCCAGCCAAACTGAGAGCAGTTTGTTTTTTGCAAGCTCTGCAGGAAGCTcttctgctgcttgtctctTCCTGGACTGTTTCCCAACAGAAAATACCATCTAACGTTTGAAGCTGGCACGTTCCTGGTGGTTGTCTGAACTTCCTCCGTGTGCCCTGGTGTTTCTTTTCAGCCTTTACTTGCCTGCTCACAGAGGTTTTGTATCAGGGACTGTGTGctgggtgctcagtgggtgacTCTAGGTTGTGTTCTGTGTTCTTTCAGCCTTCGTTCCTGCACCGCCGGTGGCTCCCGTCCCTTCCCCAGCGCCGATGCCCCCTGTGCACCCCCCACCCCCG
It includes:
- the SF3A1 gene encoding splicing factor 3A subunit 1 isoform X2 — encoded protein: MPEEEPKEEAAPAKPVVGIIYPPPEVRNIVDKTASFVARNGPEFEARIRQNEINNPKFNFLNPNDPYHAYYRHKVSEFKEGKAQEPSAAIPKVMQQQQSAQQQLPQKVQAQVIQETVVPKEPPPEFEFIADPPSISAFDLDVVKLTAQFVARNGRQFLTQLMQKEQRNYQFDFLRPQHSLFNYFTKLVEQYTKILIPPKGLLLKLKKEAENPKEVLDQVYYRVEWAKFQERERKKEEEEKEKERVAYAQIDWHDFVVVETVDFQPNEQGNFPPPTTPEELGARILIQERYEKFGESEEVEMEVESDEEDEKQEKTDEPPAQLDQDTQVQDMDEGSDDEDEGQKVPPPPETPMPPPLPPTPDQVIVRKDYDPKASKPLPPAPAPDEYLVSPITGEKIPASKMQEHMRIGLLDPRWLEQRDRSIREKQSDDEVYAPGLDIESSLKQLAERRTDIFGVEETAIGKKIGEEEIQKPEEKVTWDGHSGSMARTQQAAQANITLQEQIEAIHKAKGLVPEDDSKEKIGPSKPNEMPQPPPPSSASNPPASAQPITSVPRPPTMPPPVRAAVVSAVPVMPRPPMTPVVRLPPGSVIATPMPPIIHTPRINVVPMPPSAPPIMSPRPPPMIVPTAFVPAPPVAPVPSPAPMPPVHPPPPMEDEPVSKKLKSEDSLIPEEEFLRRNKGPVTVKVQVPNMQDKTEWKLNGQVLVFTLPLSDQVSVIKVKIHEATGMPAGKQKLQYEGIFIKDSNSLAYYNMTSGSLIHLALKERGGRKK
- the SF3A1 gene encoding splicing factor 3A subunit 1 isoform X1 is translated as MPAGPVQAMPPAQPAPPAESKPPEEEPKEEAAPAKPVVGIIYPPPEVRNIVDKTASFVARNGPEFEARIRQNEINNPKFNFLNPNDPYHAYYRHKVSEFKEGKAQEPSAAIPKVMQQQQSAQQQLPQKVQAQVIQETVVPKEPPPEFEFIADPPSISAFDLDVVKLTAQFVARNGRQFLTQLMQKEQRNYQFDFLRPQHSLFNYFTKLVEQYTKILIPPKGLLLKLKKEAENPKEVLDQVYYRVEWAKFQERERKKEEEEKEKERVAYAQIDWHDFVVVETVDFQPNEQGNFPPPTTPEELGARILIQERYEKFGESEEVEMEVESDEEDEKQEKTDEPPAQLDQDTQVQDMDEGSDDEDEGQKVPPPPETPMPPPLPPTPDQVIVRKDYDPKASKPLPPAPAPDEYLVSPITGEKIPASKMQEHMRIGLLDPRWLEQRDRSIREKQSDDEVYAPGLDIESSLKQLAERRTDIFGVEETAIGKKIGEEEIQKPEEKVTWDGHSGSMARTQQAAQANITLQEQIEAIHKAKGLVPEDDSKEKIGPSKPNEMPQPPPPSSASNPPASAQPITSVPRPPTMPPPVRAAVVSAVPVMPRPPMTPVVRLPPGSVIATPMPPIIHTPRINVVPMPPSAPPIMSPRPPPMIVPTAFVPAPPVAPVPSPAPMPPVHPPPPMEDEPVSKKLKSEDSLIPEEEFLRRNKGPVTVKVQVPNMQDKTEWKLNGQVLVFTLPLSDQVSVIKVKIHEATGMPAGKQKLQYEGIFIKDSNSLAYYNMTSGSLIHLALKERGGRKK